TACCGTGAATATCCAAAATACGGAATGATTAACCGCTACTTCATTTATAAGCAGGCTTTACTGAAAGAAGCCGAACAACTTGTACAAGCTAGCGTTATTCATGAAAAAGAAGATATATTCTATCTCACTTTTGAAGAACTTCACGAAGTCGTACGCACAAATAAACTGGATGATCAGATCATCAGTAAAAGAAAAGACGATTACAATTTTTTGAAAAACTTACTCCGCCACGTGTAATCACATCTGATGGTGAAATTATTACAGGTGAATACAAACGAGAAAATCTGCCAGACAAAGCGATTATAGGTCTCCCTGTTTCTACCGGAGTAATAGAGGGACGAGCTCGTGTCATCTTAAACATGGAAGAGGCAGATCTGGAAGATGGCGATATATTAGTCACCGCCTTTACTGACCCTGGCTGGACATCATTGTTTGTATCTATTAAAGGCCTGGTCACCGAAGTTGGCGGACTGATGACCCATGGAGCCGTTATCGCTCGTGAATATGGCTTGCCAGCAGTTGTCGGAGTGGAAAATGCCACCAAGCTGATAAAAGACGGGCAACGAATTCGTGTGAATGGAACAGAAGGTTATATTGAAATATTGTAGAGGTATTTAAAAATAAAAATAATTATCGATGTTCTCTTTCGCTGGTCTGAAATTCGGTTTAATGTAGGAAAAGAAAGTAAATAATATGGGGATATGGACAACCTCCGGAAACAAAGCCAACTTATATTTGCAAAAGGGGAGTTCGAATTAATATTCCTTGACGTGAATATTCTTCATGAGGTATATTGTAAAAGCAATAAATTATCCCGACTAAGAAGGAGAGTATAACTTATGATTAATAAAATTGGACAAATTATGTTATATGTAAATAACCAAGAGGAATCCAAAAAATTCTGGACAGAAAAGCTAGGATTTGAGGTGATTTTAGACGAAACAAATGGCCCTATGAGATTTATCGAGCTTGCTCCGAAAGGTGCAGCGACTAGTATTGTTCTTCATAATAAAGAGTTGGTTGCCCAAATGAATCCTGAAATGAATCTCGGAACACCTTCTTTAATGTTCTTTTCGGATAATTTTGATCAATTGAATCGAGAGTTGAAGGACAAAAATGTTACGGTTGGAGATATTGTAGAAATTCCCGGTGGAAGAGTATTCAATTTCGCAGACGGTGAAAATAACTACTTTGCGGTAATGGAAAAAGGGCAATAAAATTGAGTGAACATGCAATAAGGGGATAGTTAAATAAATTACGTCAGCAGCTAATCAAAATGATTAGCTGCTTTTTTATTCCCATTATGACCGTTATAAACTTCAAAATCTTACTTGTTAAGTAAAGAATATCATGTTATTCTGCAAAAAGAGGAGATGATCAGATGTTTGAAAAGGGGTCGTTCCAACCCGTTCAAGCCACTAAGTTAGTGGACGATGTTGTTAATCAAATACAACAAAAAATTTCAACAGGAACAATCCTGCCAGGAGACAAATTACCTCCAGAACCTGAATTAATGAAATTATTTAATGTAGGGCGATCAACGATAAGAGAAGCAGTCCGTGTGTTAGTTCATGCTGGTCTATTGGAGAAAAAGCAGGGTTTTGGAACTTACTTAAAATCCAGTCCTATTATTCAAGAACCACTTACCCATCGTTTACTTCGTGCAGAATTGATTGAGGTCTTTGAAGCTCGAAAAATGATTGAATTAGAAATCGCAAGATTAGCAGCTCTACGGCATGATGACACTGACTTATTCAACATGCGAAAACATTTGGATACAAGAGATATGGCTCTAAAGCAGAATGATCGTGAACTGTATGCCAAATCGGATATTGAATTCCACATGGCTGTAGCAATGGCAAGTAAAAACGCTGTAATCATTGACTTATATAGAACGTTTACTCATATTTTGTCAGATGCAATGAGTAAATTAAACCGTAATTATAGTTCCCATGATCCTCAATCCGATTACCATGAACAAGTATATGAATCTATTAAAAATGGGGATTCAGATCAAGCAGTACAATCGACGCTCAAAATTTTAAATGGAACACTTTCTGAGCTTTAAGTTCAATATAGACATTCATGTAGAGGAGGAATTTGGGCATGATTATATCACTCAAAAATGTATCATGGCAACGTGATACAACAATGATCTTACGCGATATGAATTGGGAAGTGAAACAAGGGCAACACTGGTGTATCGTCGGACTAAACGGTTCAGGCAAGACGACGATGCTGAACGTAGTAAACGGCTATATATGGCCGACGACTGGGCAAGTCGAAGTGCTAGACCACCGCTTTGGCGATGTGGATCTTAGAGAGTTACGGAAGCGAATCGGTTGGGTCAGCACCTCGCTGCAACAGAAGCTATACGGCCATCAGACTGCGCTGACCATCGTCCTCAGCGGAAAATTCGCAACTATCGGTTTATATGACAAGACGAATGAAGAGGATCAAAAGCAAGCCGAGGAGCTGATGGAATTTCTAGACTGCTCTTCCTTAGCCGCTCGTACATACGATACCTTGTCGCAAGGTCAGCGTCAGAAGGTCCTCATTGCACGCGCACTTATGGCCAATCCAGATCTATTGATCCTTGATGAGCCTTGCACAGGACTCGATATTTTTGCCCGAGAACAGCTGTTACAAATGATTGAGAAGATTACGAAGCAACCGAACGGACCAACTTTGCTGTATGTAACGCATCATATCGAGGAGATAACATCATGCTTTACACATACTTTGCTGGTGAAGAACGGAGAAATCTACAAAGGGGATGAGACAGAAAACTGCTTGCAGTCGGATGTGTTGAGCGATTTCTTTGATACCCCCGTTGAAGTTCAGGAGCATCACAATCGCAAGTGGCTTACACTTGCCGGTGATAAGTAGGAAAAGCTGCCTAGCAATTGCTAGGCAGCTTTTGTTATCTTGAATGTTAGAAGCTAGTGTTCACTTCGAATAGAATTACTATATTGTCGGGGACTCATTCCTATCTTTTTTTTAAATATTTGGTGAAAAAATTTGAGATCAGCATATCCAACTGCAGCGGCAATTTCACTTACACTTCTATGACCTCCTGAAAGCATACGACATGCAGCATCCATTCGAATACTTTGCGTATAATCTGTAAAGCTCATTCCAGTCTGATGCTGAAAAAGGCGACTGAATTGCCGTTCGCTAAGGTTCGCTTTACTGGCGAGATCACTAAGTTTAAGCCCATTGGCATAGTTGTAATTTATAAATGCAATCGCATCATCCACTGCCATCCATTGCGGCTTATCCCCTGATGGCGCAACAATCTGCAATCGATGTCTAAACAAGCCTGTTAATATTTGTACGACTAGAGCATCGAGTACAGCTAGATATCCTGGCGGTTTTGCCGAGAATTCACGAAACAGTTCACGAAACATTATATGGTATGCGCCATTGACATCTTTCATAGAGTACCATAGCAATTGCATGTCTGTGAAAAATTCACAAATATCTGTAGCGTGAGGAAAGGTAGCCTGAAGTTCTGATAAATACTCTACTGGAAATAAACAGTTATAAACGATGAGCGGGCGGTCTTTCATCGGGGTCTTAGGTCGAAATACATGACTGCGTCCAATGGGGATAAAAAATAACGTACCGTGCTCGACAGGAACAGCCTCATCGTCAATGTAGTGAACGCCTGCTCCTACACTGATATAAGTAATTTCGATAAACTCATGGGAATGCGCATTCAATTCGAACGTTTCGCAAGCCCTGTTCACATAAATTGGCACACCAGGCTCGAAAAAGCTATCTCCAGACATGACAAAAGTGCTGCGTCTGATACTCATAATCGTGGCCCCTTTCAAATTGCTAAGGCTAGACATATCGTACGAAACTAATGAATGAATGTCTAGATCCACCTATAAAAATGTCTGAAATACCCCCAATTCTAAATTCTCTCAACTCATACAATAGAAATAGCTGCCGGATCAAAGATCTATGAATACAGTTCAAAGTGTTCCGGCAGGTTACTGGATGAATATAGGAGGTTGATACAAATGTCCAATTTTGAAGTTACAAATCTTAAAGTGAACTATAGAAAGAATCCGTTGGGGATTGATGATTTACATCCGCGGCTTAGTTGGTGGATCAGCACAGAAATACGGGGATTTATCCAATCAGCCTATCAAGTTCAAGTCGCAAATGATCACAATTTCTTTTCAAAAATCATATGGGATTCTGAAAAGGTAGAGTCGGATAGCAATGTGCATATTGAATACGAAGGTCCCGCCTTACAATCCCGCACCCGGTATTACTTTAGGGTTCGAGCTTGGGACGATCATGGGATAGTTTCAGAATGGAGTGAACCTGCGCACTGGGAAACGGCATTGTTATCGGTAGATGAGTGGCAGGCAAAATGGATAGCAGCACCTCCGAATCACCAAGAGAATGGGGCTGATCCTTGCGACTATATTCGTACGGAATTTTCAATCCCTGATAATGTTGTATCAGCGCGTGTGTATGCAACGTCTCTTGGGATGTACCGCTTATATATAAACGGTAAACCAGCAGATAACACGTTATTTAACCCTGGCTGGACCAGTTATAATAAACGGCTTCAATATCAGACCTATGACGTGACTTCTTTGATTGCTGCTGGCAATAACGCTCTTAGTTGCATGGTGGGAAACGGGTGGTATAAAGGATATTTAGCTTGGGAAGGAAAGAAAGACATCTTTGGTGAGGATCGTGCTGTGCTTATCCAGCTACACGTCACATTATCTGATGGTTCGGAACAAATCTTTGTATCGGATGACAACTGGCGTACTTCTACAGGTCCACTCTTGATGTCAGAATTGTATCATGGCGAAACGTATGATGCGAGGCTCGAGGTAGAAGGTTGGTCTTCTCCCGGTTTTGAGGATGTAAAGTGGCAAAAGACTATTCTCAAGGACCGTCCAGAGACTTCATTGGTTGCTCAGGAAAACGAACCGACCAGGGTTATAGAAACCATCAAGCCTATTGCAGTCATTACTACACCTAAAGGCGAACACGTGCTGGATATGGGACAAAATATGGTTGGATGGGTAAGATTTACGGTTCATGCTGAAGCTGGAACAATAATTACTTTAGAACATGCTGAGGTGTTGGACCGCGAGGGGAATTTCTACATCGGAAATTTACGATCTGCAAAACAAACTGTTACTTATATATGCCATGGCGGGGAGGTAGAAACGTTTGAGCCCTATTTATCCTTCCAAGGATTCCGTTATGTAAAAGTGACTGGCATACCGCTAGATCAATTATTGGAACAATTCATCGGCTGCGTCATCCATACGGACTTGGAGCAAACGGGAAACTTCAACTGTTCAGATGTACTCTTGAATCAGCTTCAGCACAACATCTTATGGGGACAAAAGGGGAATTTTCTAGATATCCCGACAGATTGCCCTCAACGAGACGAAAGATTGGGATGGACGGGGGATGCTCAAGTTTTTATTCGCACATCTGCCTACAACATGAATGTAGTTCCGTTCTTTGAAAAGTGGCTAAAGGATTTGGCCGCAGATCAAGAAGAAGACGGAAGAGTTCCGCATGTTATTCCCGATGTGCCAACGGCAGGATACGGCTCTGCTGCTTGGGGAGACGCCGCGGTGATTTGTCCTTGGACGCTTTATCAATGTTATGGGGACATTCGTGTGCTGAAAACGCAATATCCAAGTATGAAAGCATGGGTCGAGTATATTCGGGCGCAAGGTGAAGACGAATATCTATGGAATACAGGTTTTCACTTCGGAGATTGGTTAGGTCTGGATGCCAAAGAAAACAGCTACGTCGGAGCAACACCAAAAGAGTTGATCGCTACCGCGTTCTATGCTTATTCAACGGAATTGCTAGCTAAGACAGCGGCTGTCATTGGAAAACCCGAAGATGCCTTAAAATATGAAGCATTGCATGAGAAGATTGTTCTGGCATTCCGTCAAGAGTTCGTAACGCCAAATGGTAGGGTGGCCTCACCGACACAAACTGCGTATACACTTGCCCTTATGTTTGACTTATTAGAGGAAAAGGATCGTCATCGGACGGCCAAGATGCTAGCCGACCATATCGAAGAAAATGGAGTGCACCTAACGACCGGCTTTGTGGGAACTCCCTATCTGTGTCTAGTCCTCTCTAGATTCGGTTATACGGATGTAGCCTACCAATTGGTACTGCAGAAAGAGTATCCTTCCTGGTTATATTCTGTAATCCAAGGGGCTACAACCATTTGGGAACATTGGGATGGAATAAAACAGGACGGTTCGTTCTGGAGCGATGATATGAACTCCTAAAACCATTATGCTTACGGTGCTATTGGAGATTGGCTCTATCGCACTGCCGGTGGCATCGAACTATTAGAACCAGGCTATAAAAAAATACGGATCCAGCCGCAGATCGGGGAACATTTGACGTGGGTTGATGCTTCGCTTGAATCTGTCCATGGAACGATCAAGGTAACTTGGAAAAACAGAACGAAGATTCAGTAGAAATGCAAGTGCTGATTCCATCCAATACAACAGCTGAGATTATTATTCCAACGATGAATCAGGACAGTATCTTGGAGTCTGGGACACCAATAGAACAAGTCATAGGTCTATCCAGTGTGGAACAAATGTCAGAAGGCCTTAAACTACTAGTTGGGTCTGGTGACTATTACTTCAAGTTTCCGATGACTTAAACGTTAATAAGGAATGATCCGCCAAAGAGAAAATAAGTTGAGCCAATTCATCGCTTGATATAATGAAATTTTCTAATATCCATTCCTGTATAATTGCTAAGCTTCCATTAACCAAATAAGCGTAAGTAAAACGCTTCATATTTTCGGGAACGTCAAGCTGAAGGAAAGTGTCAATATTCATCAGTACTTCATTAAGCAAACGTTTTGAAAACAACTCGTTATCATTTGATTTGAGTAGCATGATGGCAAATAAATCATCATTCTTTTTGATGTAGTCTAAGAAGGTCAATATATAAGTGATGCCATTGTCATTAGCTTCGATTTTTTCTAGATATGCATTTGTGTTATCAATAATCTCCTGCTCAACATGTTCAAGCAGATCGTATGCATTTGCATAATGCAAATAAAAGGTAGAGCGATTGATGCCTGCTGAAGCGCATAATTCTTTTACGCTGATTTGGCTTATATTTTTTTCTTTGAGCAGACGAATCAAGCTTTGCTTCAGCAGCAATTTGGTTAACCGTTCACGTTGATTCATTGTTGATTCACCCCCTATAAAAATTTTTTTAAACTAATCGACAGAATATCTTCGACTGTCTATATTACATCAGTTTGATAATCAACTGGTGGTTGTGAAATAGACACTGTGTCTGTATTCTGAAGGGAGACGAATGACTTGTCAATAATCTTATAATGCAGGTGAAGAATATGGTAAAGAAAAAACGAGTCATGATAACAGGTGCAGCGGGCAATATGGGTGGCGAAACATTGAAATTTCTTAGAAACGATTTAGCGAAATGCGAGCTGTTACTCTTTGATTTAGACAATTCAACCAGTCGCCAAAAGCTGAAAGAATATGAGAGACTAAGTGGTGTTAAAGTAGTCTATGGCGATTTACTAGACTGCGACCTTGTCTATGAATGTGTGAAAGATGCCGACATTGTGCTCCATATAGCAGCCTTTGTATCTCCTGCTGCAGATGAGTTTCCCGAACGAACGATGCAGATTAATTATGGTTCAGCGAAGAACATCGTCGAGTCCATCAAGAAAAGTGTTCGTGCCCATGTAACGCGTTTCGTAAATATCGGTACAATTGCGGAAACGGGTGACCGTATGCCGCCAATCCATTGGGGACGTGTGGGCGACCCTCTCAAACCAAGTGTTTATGACTACTATGCCGTTTCGAAAATTGCCGCCGAGCGTATGGTAATTGAATCAGGACTAAGCTATTGGGTGAGCCTCCGCCAAACAGGTATTATGGGGCCAGCGATGAGCAAGATAGAAGACCCTATTATGTTCCATAGCTGCCTAGAAAATGTGCTTGAATACGTATCAGATCGGGATTCAGGACGTTTAATGCGAAACCTCTGCATCTCGGATATAGACGGAGAACTAAATGAAGGATTTTGGCAACATATTTACAACATTGGCGGGGGCGAGAGCTGT
This genomic stretch from Paenibacillus sp. FSL H7-0737 harbors:
- a CDS encoding VOC family protein codes for the protein MINKIGQIMLYVNNQEESKKFWTEKLGFEVILDETNGPMRFIELAPKGAATSIVLHNKELVAQMNPEMNLGTPSLMFFSDNFDQLNRELKDKNVTVGDIVEIPGGRVFNFADGENNYFAVMEKGQ
- a CDS encoding FadR/GntR family transcriptional regulator, which encodes MFEKGSFQPVQATKLVDDVVNQIQQKISTGTILPGDKLPPEPELMKLFNVGRSTIREAVRVLVHAGLLEKKQGFGTYLKSSPIIQEPLTHRLLRAELIEVFEARKMIELEIARLAALRHDDTDLFNMRKHLDTRDMALKQNDRELYAKSDIEFHMAVAMASKNAVIIDLYRTFTHILSDAMSKLNRNYSSHDPQSDYHEQVYESIKNGDSDQAVQSTLKILNGTLSEL
- a CDS encoding ABC transporter ATP-binding protein, whose translation is MIISLKNVSWQRDTTMILRDMNWEVKQGQHWCIVGLNGSGKTTMLNVVNGYIWPTTGQVEVLDHRFGDVDLRELRKRIGWVSTSLQQKLYGHQTALTIVLSGKFATIGLYDKTNEEDQKQAEELMEFLDCSSLAARTYDTLSQGQRQKVLIARALMANPDLLILDEPCTGLDIFAREQLLQMIEKITKQPNGPTLLYVTHHIEEITSCFTHTLLVKNGEIYKGDETENCLQSDVLSDFFDTPVEVQEHHNRKWLTLAGDK
- a CDS encoding AraC family transcriptional regulator, which translates into the protein MSIRRSTFVMSGDSFFEPGVPIYVNRACETFELNAHSHEFIEITYISVGAGVHYIDDEAVPVEHGTLFFIPIGRSHVFRPKTPMKDRPLIVYNCLFPVEYLSELQATFPHATDICEFFTDMQLLWYSMKDVNGAYHIMFRELFREFSAKPPGYLAVLDALVVQILTGLFRHRLQIVAPSGDKPQWMAVDDAIAFINYNYANGLKLSDLASKANLSERQFSRLFQHQTGMSFTDYTQSIRMDAACRMLSGGHRSVSEIAAAVGYADLKFFHQIFKKKIGMSPRQYSNSIRSEH
- a CDS encoding family 78 glycoside hydrolase catalytic domain, translated to MSNFEVTNLKVNYRKNPLGIDDLHPRLSWWISTEIRGFIQSAYQVQVANDHNFFSKIIWDSEKVESDSNVHIEYEGPALQSRTRYYFRVRAWDDHGIVSEWSEPAHWETALLSVDEWQAKWIAAPPNHQENGADPCDYIRTEFSIPDNVVSARVYATSLGMYRLYINGKPADNTLFNPGWTSYNKRLQYQTYDVTSLIAAGNNALSCMVGNGWYKGYLAWEGKKDIFGEDRAVLIQLHVTLSDGSEQIFVSDDNWRTSTGPLLMSELYHGETYDARLEVEGWSSPGFEDVKWQKTILKDRPETSLVAQENEPTRVIETIKPIAVITTPKGEHVLDMGQNMVGWVRFTVHAEAGTIITLEHAEVLDREGNFYIGNLRSAKQTVTYICHGGEVETFEPYLSFQGFRYVKVTGIPLDQLLEQFIGCVIHTDLEQTGNFNCSDVLLNQLQHNILWGQKGNFLDIPTDCPQRDERLGWTGDAQVFIRTSAYNMNVVPFFEKWLKDLAADQEEDGRVPHVIPDVPTAGYGSAAWGDAAVICPWTLYQCYGDIRVLKTQYPSMKAWVEYIRAQGEDEYLWNTGFHFGDWLGLDAKENSYVGATPKELIATAFYAYSTELLAKTAAVIGKPEDALKYEALHEKIVLAFRQEFVTPNGRVASPTQTAYTLALMFDLLEEKDRHRTAKMLADHIEENGVHLTTGFVGTPYLCLVLSRFGYTDVAYQLVLQKEYPSWLYSVIQGATTIWEHWDGIKQDGSFWSDDMNS
- a CDS encoding alpha-L-rhamnosidase C-terminal domain-containing protein encodes the protein MGEHLTWVDASLESVHGTIKVTWKNRTKIQ
- a CDS encoding TetR/AcrR family transcriptional regulator, whose amino-acid sequence is MNQRERLTKLLLKQSLIRLLKEKNISQISVKELCASAGINRSTFYLHYANAYDLLEHVEQEIIDNTNAYLEKIEANDNGITYILTFLDYIKKNDDLFAIMLLKSNDNELFSKRLLNEVLMNIDTFLQLDVPENMKRFTYAYLVNGSLAIIQEWILENFIISSDELAQLIFSLADHSLLTFKSSET